A region of Flavobacterium indicum GPTSA100-9 = DSM 17447 DNA encodes the following proteins:
- a CDS encoding glycosyltransferase family 2 protein, with protein MKKIAVVILNWNGTELLRQFLPSVIEFSTEAEIYVADNASTDDSVTVVQKEFPAIKIIQNTGNFGYAKGYNEALKQVEEPYYALVNSDIEVTKNWLAPIIALFENQPNTAIIQPKLLDYKRKDYFEYAGAAGGFLDKFGYPYCRGRIFDTLEKDLGQYNTETEVFWATGACFFIRKEVFRKLNGFDDDFFAHQEEIDLCWRAFNLGFTAKYCPSSIVYHVGGATLNEANPKKTYLNFRNSLLMLTKNLPKGTLLKRIFFRLCLDGLAGIQFILQGKFKHTWAIIEAHFGFYKRLPQYLKKRGNVQKHQYYHSKSIVWSYFIMKRKKFTDLEKRFTTN; from the coding sequence TTGAAAAAAATAGCTGTTGTTATCTTAAATTGGAATGGAACGGAATTGTTGCGCCAATTTTTACCTTCTGTTATAGAATTTTCAACGGAAGCCGAAATTTACGTTGCCGATAATGCCTCTACTGACGACTCCGTTACTGTGGTACAAAAGGAATTTCCTGCCATAAAAATCATTCAAAATACAGGAAATTTTGGTTATGCTAAAGGCTATAACGAGGCGTTAAAACAAGTGGAAGAACCTTACTATGCCTTGGTAAATTCGGATATTGAAGTAACTAAAAACTGGTTAGCTCCAATTATTGCTCTTTTTGAAAACCAACCCAATACCGCTATAATTCAACCCAAATTATTGGATTATAAAAGAAAAGACTATTTTGAATATGCGGGTGCTGCTGGAGGCTTTTTGGACAAATTTGGCTACCCTTATTGCAGAGGTCGAATTTTTGATACCTTAGAAAAAGATTTGGGTCAATACAACACCGAAACTGAGGTTTTCTGGGCAACAGGTGCTTGTTTTTTTATTAGAAAAGAAGTGTTTCGAAAATTAAATGGATTTGATGATGATTTTTTTGCACATCAAGAAGAAATTGATTTGTGTTGGCGAGCCTTTAACTTAGGATTTACGGCAAAATATTGTCCTTCTTCAATTGTTTACCATGTGGGTGGAGCTACATTAAATGAAGCAAATCCTAAGAAAACCTATCTTAACTTTAGAAATTCACTTTTAATGTTAACCAAAAACCTTCCAAAAGGTACATTATTAAAACGTATTTTTTTCAGATTATGTTTAGACGGATTAGCCGGCATTCAATTTATTTTACAAGGAAAATTTAAACATACTTGGGCGATAATTGAAGCCCATTTTGGATTTTACAAAAGACTTCCTCAATATTTAAAGAAAAGAGGAAATGTACAGAAGCATCAGTATTACCATTCCAAATCTATTGTTTGGAGTTACTTTATAATGAAAAGAAAGAAATTTACAGATTTAGAAAAGCGTTTCACAACCAACTAA
- a CDS encoding OmpA/MotB family protein, whose protein sequence is MKRIVVLAATVPFLLTSCISKKKYAELEAKQKETQDLLNSATIKLNACLAEKDALHNQVDYLKKNNSDLINSSKELTVLTTKGAENLEKSLESLKEKDLKISRLQDALTKKDSVTLALVTSLKREVGIDDPDININVEKGVVMISIADNLLFKSGSYEVGTRAKEVLGKVAKVINSKPDFECMVEGHTDNVPIKNTVLLDNWDLSVKRATSIVRVLQNDLGVNPKQLIPAGRSYFIPLADNDTAENRAKNRRTRIIIMPKIDQFYDMIEKEMKALSK, encoded by the coding sequence ATGAAGAGAATAGTAGTATTAGCCGCAACCGTACCTTTTCTTTTAACTTCTTGTATTTCTAAAAAGAAATATGCCGAATTAGAAGCAAAACAAAAAGAAACACAGGATTTATTAAATTCAGCAACCATTAAATTAAATGCGTGTTTAGCTGAAAAAGACGCCCTTCACAATCAGGTTGATTATTTGAAAAAAAACAATTCAGATTTGATTAACAGTTCAAAAGAATTAACTGTTTTGACAACCAAAGGAGCTGAAAACTTAGAAAAATCGTTAGAGAGTTTAAAAGAAAAAGACCTTAAAATTTCTCGTCTTCAAGACGCCTTAACCAAAAAAGACAGTGTAACGTTAGCTTTAGTAACGAGCTTAAAACGTGAAGTTGGAATAGACGACCCAGACATTAATATTAATGTTGAAAAAGGTGTAGTTATGATTTCAATTGCTGATAACTTACTATTTAAATCAGGAAGTTATGAAGTAGGAACAAGAGCTAAAGAAGTTCTAGGTAAAGTTGCAAAAGTAATAAATAGCAAACCTGATTTTGAATGTATGGTTGAAGGACATACCGATAATGTGCCTATTAAAAACACCGTTTTATTAGACAATTGGGATTTATCGGTTAAAAGAGCCACATCTATTGTACGTGTTTTACAAAATGATTTAGGCGTAAATCCAAAACAATTAATCCCAGCGGGAAGAAGTTATTTTATTCCTTTAGCGGATAATGATACTGCTGAAAATCGTGCAAAAAACAGAAGAACACGCATTATTATTATGCCTAAAATTGATCAATTTTATGATATGATTGAGAAAGAAATGAAAGCACTTTCCAAATAA
- a CDS encoding SanA/YdcF family protein, whose translation MRTFLKKHFKKLIYLSITFLLIIVSINFYIVQVTKEYIQTDYTKLPNVDAIIVLGAKVHEDRLSYVLESRLVGGINCMLQNKANAILLSGDHGQKNYDEVNSMRKYILRRKFPIRKEQIFMDHAGFDTYDSMYRALHIFGIKSAIIVTQDFHINRSVYIARSLGIKAYGLAIDESMYKYHLQLNWKIREYVTRVKAFKDVLINAQPTFLGEKIPISGNGLKSWDTIKSVKK comes from the coding sequence ATGCGTACTTTTTTAAAAAAACATTTTAAGAAATTGATTTACTTATCGATTACTTTCTTACTTATTATAGTTTCAATAAACTTCTATATTGTTCAAGTCACAAAAGAATACATACAAACAGATTACACTAAACTTCCAAATGTAGATGCGATAATCGTTTTAGGCGCAAAAGTGCATGAAGATCGTTTGTCTTATGTTTTGGAAAGTCGTTTAGTAGGCGGAATTAATTGTATGTTACAAAATAAAGCAAATGCTATTTTACTTTCAGGCGATCATGGACAAAAAAACTACGATGAAGTGAATAGTATGAGGAAATACATTTTGAGAAGAAAATTTCCTATTCGTAAAGAACAAATATTCATGGATCATGCTGGGTTTGACACCTATGACAGTATGTATAGAGCGTTACATATTTTTGGAATAAAAAGTGCCATTATTGTTACTCAAGATTTCCACATAAACCGATCTGTTTATATTGCCAGAAGCTTGGGCATAAAAGCCTATGGATTAGCTATTGATGAAAGTATGTATAAGTACCATTTACAACTTAACTGGAAAATTCGTGAATATGTAACTCGAGTAAAAGCTTTTAAAGATGTTTTAATCAATGCCCAACCCACTTTTTTAGGAGAAAAAATTCCAATTTCAGGTAATGGATTAAAAAGTTGGGACACTATAAAAAGTGTAAAAAAATAA
- the mnmD gene encoding tRNA (5-methylaminomethyl-2-thiouridine)(34)-methyltransferase MnmD, protein MQRELIITKDGSTTFYIPELNENYHSTNGAILEAQHVFLKHGMHYYLDRFPANEISILEIGFGTGLNAWLTWLEAEKMNVKVNYVGVEAFPIATHELTMLNYAKILKDEDENAKFEYLHAVNWNENHQLDAIFSLLKMEQFFENIDFKNQFDIIYFDAFGFDVQPDLWSTTILKKMYDSLKSNGHFTTYACRTLIKKNLQEVGFVTQKLPGAPGKREMLVGFKI, encoded by the coding sequence ATGCAACGAGAATTAATCATAACCAAAGACGGGTCAACCACTTTTTATATTCCAGAATTAAATGAAAATTATCATTCTACCAATGGTGCCATTCTAGAAGCACAGCATGTGTTTTTAAAACATGGAATGCATTATTATTTAGATCGGTTTCCAGCAAATGAAATAAGTATTTTAGAAATTGGTTTTGGAACAGGTTTAAATGCATGGTTGACTTGGCTTGAAGCTGAAAAAATGAATGTAAAAGTTAATTATGTTGGGGTAGAGGCATTTCCAATAGCAACTCACGAACTTACTATGTTAAATTATGCTAAAATTCTTAAAGATGAAGATGAAAACGCTAAATTTGAATATCTACATGCTGTCAATTGGAATGAAAATCATCAGTTAGATGCAATTTTTAGTTTGTTAAAGATGGAGCAGTTTTTTGAGAATATTGATTTTAAGAATCAATTTGATATTATCTATTTTGATGCTTTTGGTTTTGATGTGCAACCAGATTTATGGAGTACTACAATCTTGAAAAAAATGTACGATAGTTTAAAGTCAAATGGTCATTTTACAACTTATGCATGTAGAACATTGATAAAGAAGAATTTACAAGAAGTTGGGTTTGTTACTCAAAAATTACCGGGTGCACCAGGTAAAAGAGAAATGTTAGTTGGTTTCAAAATTTAG
- a CDS encoding DEAD/DEAH box helicase has protein sequence MVTFQDLNLPASLQKAIDELGFTNPTPIQSKAFPYVMSGRDVMGIAQTGTGKTFAYLLPILKQWKFQKTDTPRVLILVPTRELVVQVKEELDKLTKYMSVRSLAVYGGVNINTQKTAVYEGLDIVVGTPGRVMDLALDNVLRFDNIQKLVIDEFDEILNLGFRVQLVSILSMMKSKRQNIMFSATMTEEVDDVLDEFFEFPEEVSLAPSGTPLEKIEQRLYKTPNFLTKLNIVKHFLADEAYSRILLFVNSKRLADFVLEHLEEDFPDQFGAIHSNKTQNYRLNTMELFQNGTLRGLVTTDIMARGLDISDITHVINLQLPETPEQYIHRIGRTGRADKEGIAITMVSPKEEEEFMEIELLMNKEVEVFDIPEEVTIEEKRLEFEKEFKKPKVTSKKKAIEKGAAFHDKSEKNSKVNLGGPGKRKPRKTAPRNRAVERKRAEKKKKR, from the coding sequence ATGGTAACCTTTCAAGATTTAAACTTACCGGCATCTTTACAAAAAGCAATTGACGAATTAGGCTTTACAAACCCTACACCTATTCAATCCAAAGCATTCCCTTATGTAATGTCGGGGCGCGATGTGATGGGTATTGCTCAAACTGGTACAGGTAAAACCTTTGCATATTTGTTACCAATATTAAAACAGTGGAAATTTCAAAAAACCGATACACCTAGAGTACTTATCTTGGTTCCTACTCGCGAATTAGTCGTACAAGTTAAAGAAGAATTAGACAAATTGACCAAATACATGAGTGTTCGTTCCCTAGCTGTTTATGGTGGTGTAAACATCAATACGCAAAAAACTGCGGTTTATGAAGGTTTAGATATTGTTGTTGGAACACCTGGACGTGTTATGGATTTAGCACTTGACAATGTCTTACGATTTGACAACATTCAAAAACTTGTTATCGACGAATTTGATGAGATTTTAAATTTAGGTTTCCGTGTACAATTGGTTTCCATTCTTTCAATGATGAAATCAAAAAGACAAAACATTATGTTTTCGGCTACCATGACTGAAGAGGTTGATGATGTTTTAGATGAATTTTTTGAATTTCCAGAAGAAGTTTCATTGGCTCCAAGCGGCACACCTTTAGAAAAAATTGAACAACGATTATATAAAACTCCTAATTTCTTAACTAAATTAAATATAGTCAAACATTTCTTAGCAGATGAAGCCTATAGCCGTATTTTATTGTTTGTTAACAGTAAACGTTTAGCTGATTTTGTTTTAGAACACTTAGAGGAAGATTTCCCTGATCAATTTGGTGCTATTCACTCCAATAAAACACAAAATTATCGTTTAAATACCATGGAATTATTCCAAAATGGTACATTACGAGGTTTGGTAACCACTGACATTATGGCTCGTGGTTTAGACATTTCAGATATTACACATGTTATCAACTTACAATTACCTGAAACACCTGAGCAATACATCCACAGAATTGGTAGAACTGGACGAGCAGACAAAGAAGGTATTGCTATCACTATGGTGAGTCCAAAAGAAGAAGAAGAATTTATGGAAATTGAACTTCTTATGAATAAAGAAGTCGAAGTTTTTGATATTCCAGAAGAAGTTACAATCGAAGAAAAAAGATTGGAATTTGAAAAAGAATTTAAAAAACCAAAAGTTACTTCCAAAAAGAAAGCGATTGAAAAAGGTGCTGCTTTCCATGATAAATCAGAAAAAAACAGCAAAGTTAATTTAGGAGGACCAGGCAAAAGAAAACCGCGTAAAACAGCACCTAGAAATAGAGCCGTTGAACGAAAAAGAGCCGAAAAGAAAAAGAAACGATAA
- a CDS encoding BatA domain-containing protein — protein sequence MQFKHPEILYFLLLLIVPILVHLFQLRRFKKQEFTNVKLLKELEIQTRKSSTIKKWLLLATRLLLLSALILAFAQPFFKAKETNKQNNELIVVLDNSFSMQAKGSQGELLKRAIQDILENTPENQQLSVLTNDQNFYDTDIKSIQKELLKLNYSSTPFNPQAILTRIQAKKPGIPKDILFITDAVGLKDQLNATLHEDSEIYFQELKANETNNVAIEHVAISQVLDQFYELKITFKFFESIQADIPIALFNGKKLVAKSLISKEKPQKEILFTIPKNDFHGYVHIEDNALTYDNYFYFSITKPQKSSVLAIGTTEKNNFLSRIYTSDEFNYSSSELNTLNYSLLENQDAIIINELTALPSALTTTLKNYYDKGGSIVFIPNIEGDINSYNSFLKSFNSVTMNDKTKEKQITKISFNHPIYQNVFEKKVTNFQYPKATSSWTVSGKSLPVLQFEDQGIFLGNTTNRLGNLYFFSAAINKQNSNFQNSPLIVPTFYNMGQNNNKTGLNGFIIGENNFTIINETISKDHVLSVSNAENSFIPMQQILNNKIKLSFGNYPEIAGNYSVLKDKEALKNISFNYPRTESNLTEVNSNYFEDCTNVNSITTFYNDIHSNRTNSEIWKYFIITTLLLVLIELLIQKFVK from the coding sequence ATGCAATTTAAACATCCGGAAATCTTATATTTTTTATTGCTTTTGATTGTACCAATTTTGGTACATTTATTTCAATTAAGACGCTTTAAAAAACAAGAATTTACCAATGTTAAATTACTAAAAGAACTTGAGATTCAAACTCGAAAAAGTTCTACCATCAAAAAATGGTTGTTACTTGCCACACGATTACTTTTACTTTCTGCCTTAATTTTAGCATTTGCCCAACCGTTTTTTAAAGCCAAAGAAACGAATAAACAAAATAATGAATTAATTGTAGTTTTAGATAATTCATTCTCAATGCAGGCCAAAGGAAGCCAAGGTGAATTATTAAAAAGAGCCATACAAGACATTTTAGAAAACACTCCTGAAAACCAACAACTATCGGTGTTAACTAACGATCAAAATTTTTATGATACGGATATAAAAAGCATTCAAAAAGAATTGCTAAAATTAAATTATTCGTCTACACCCTTTAATCCACAAGCCATTTTAACTCGAATTCAAGCTAAAAAACCTGGAATTCCAAAAGACATTTTGTTTATTACCGATGCCGTTGGATTAAAAGACCAATTAAATGCGACTTTACATGAAGATTCCGAGATTTATTTTCAAGAATTAAAAGCCAATGAAACAAATAATGTAGCAATAGAACATGTAGCAATAAGTCAAGTTTTAGATCAATTTTACGAATTAAAAATAACATTTAAATTTTTCGAATCAATACAAGCCGATATTCCCATCGCCTTGTTTAATGGTAAAAAACTTGTGGCAAAATCGTTAATTTCAAAAGAAAAACCACAGAAAGAAATTCTTTTTACCATTCCAAAAAACGATTTTCATGGGTATGTACATATTGAAGATAATGCTTTAACCTATGACAACTACTTTTATTTTAGCATTACAAAACCTCAAAAATCAAGTGTTTTAGCAATAGGTACAACTGAAAAAAATAATTTCTTATCTCGTATTTATACTTCAGATGAATTTAATTATTCAAGTTCGGAATTAAACACATTGAACTATAGTTTGTTAGAAAATCAAGATGCTATAATTATTAATGAACTTACTGCTTTACCATCAGCCTTAACTACTACTTTAAAAAACTATTATGATAAGGGCGGAAGTATTGTTTTTATCCCAAATATAGAGGGAGACATAAATTCTTATAATTCTTTCTTGAAATCATTTAATAGTGTTACAATGAATGATAAGACTAAAGAAAAACAAATTACAAAAATTAGTTTTAATCATCCCATTTATCAAAATGTATTTGAAAAAAAAGTTACTAATTTTCAATACCCTAAAGCAACCTCATCATGGACTGTTTCTGGTAAATCATTACCTGTTTTACAATTTGAAGATCAAGGCATTTTTCTTGGAAACACAACCAATCGTTTAGGAAATTTATATTTCTTTAGTGCTGCAATAAACAAACAGAATTCTAATTTTCAAAATTCTCCCTTGATTGTTCCTACCTTTTACAATATGGGTCAAAACAATAATAAAACGGGACTTAATGGTTTTATTATAGGCGAAAATAATTTCACTATTATTAATGAAACCATTTCAAAAGATCATGTATTGAGTGTGTCCAATGCAGAAAATAGTTTCATACCAATGCAGCAAATTTTAAACAATAAAATTAAATTATCATTTGGAAATTATCCTGAAATAGCCGGGAATTATTCTGTATTAAAAGATAAAGAGGCATTAAAAAATATCAGTTTTAATTACCCTAGAACAGAAAGTAATTTAACCGAAGTGAATTCGAATTATTTTGAAGATTGCACGAATGTAAATTCTATCACTACCTTTTACAACGACATACATTCCAATCGAACCAATAGTGAAATTTGGAAGTATTTTATAATAACAACACTACTTTTAGTTTTAATTGAACTACTAATCCAAAAATTTGTCAAATGA